The following are from one region of the Dreissena polymorpha isolate Duluth1 chromosome 2, UMN_Dpol_1.0, whole genome shotgun sequence genome:
- the LOC127870272 gene encoding hydramacin-1-like, whose amino-acid sequence MQSVYTYIRQDKVEEHSKYTMLRVSIQVAVAVLLACQLFKQSEAQFSECFEAWSRCSKWSSGATGWLWKSCTDRCKELGKRGGNCVEVKSKCPLSRKALQCQCF is encoded by the exons ATGCAAAGCGTGTACACATACATAAGACAGGATAAAGTTGAAGAACATTCAAA GTACACCATGCTTCGAGTCAGCATACAAGTTGCAGTAGCGGTTCTCCTCGCTTGCCAGCTATTTAAGCAATCCGAAGCTCAGTTTA GCGAATGCTTCGAAGCCTGGTCACGATGTTCCAAATGGAGCAGTGGGGCCACGGGTTGGTTATGGAAATCCTGCACTGACCGATGCAAGGAGCTTGGAAAAAGAGGGGGCAACTGCGTGGAAGTGAAGTCCAAATGTCCGCTATCCAGAAAGGCCCTACAGTGCCAATGCTTTTAA